GAGGAATATACATTAAACTGGTTTAAATACAAGTATTCATATCCTTCTGAAGTTCCAATCTTTTGATATTCCGTAATGCCTACAACGCGACTATTACTTGCTTTACCAATCCGTTGCAATTCTCTAATGGTACTAAGATCAGAATGGTTAGGAATTAGAATGATAGGTTCAATTTCTATATGGCGGAGATCATTCAAAGCCATAATAATCGAACCTGATTTATCTTTAACACTTGAGGAAAGCAGTAGGAATAGTTTTCTTGATTCTTTTTTTCCAGAAGCAACTTTTGATTTTAATCCTTGTAATGCGGAAACCACAGACTCAGTTTGATTATTCCCTTGCCATCCAGTTTCTTCCATCAGTTTCTTAATTTCAGTATGCTCTTTTGTTGGAGGAATACTTACGGTTTTATCCTTTTTGATAAGAGTAACACCTAGGTACAATCCATCCTGATCATACATCGAAGATAAACTCTTCAGAACATCTTTTTTATAATAAGCATAGGAGGAATGAATATCAATAAAGAGAGAAATTTCATAATTTGGAGCAATTTTATTTTTCTTTTCGTAGAAGCGTGGTGGCAAAAATCGGAAACTCTTATCGTTATGTTTTTCATAAGCTAATACAAAATTTGATATGAGTTTGGATTGAACCGTTTGTCTGGTTTGATTTTTACAATTGTAAATGACAGTTTTAACAAGAATAGGATTTCCAAAATCAATCTGGTCCTGAACCACAAAATGGGAATCCCATTCACTGCAATAAGAATACAAATCCTGGTCTTTTAGATCTGCTTCCTCATTCCATTCCGTTTCATTTAAATACGTTTCTACCAATTTAGGATCGGTGATTTCTGTAAAAAAATTTCGCTTCAGATAATGTCGTGAAAGTCGGGACAGTTCGAATCCTGCCTCACGTCTGGATCCAAGAACTGGAGGAACTTCGCCAGAAATGTAAGCAGGTAGGATAGAAATTTCTTTCCCGAAAGTATATTCGGGAAAGAACGCAATAAAAATAAGAATCAAAACATAGGGGATTCGGAAGGGCCGGCGAGACATAAAATTAGAATCGGTCTATTGAGGGAAAATGTAAATCTTTATCCTTCGGTCATCATTCGTTTTCTTTGAGAAAAGATTGACAAGGTGTTTTTATAGGGTCAAATTCTTCGGAAAAGGAGTAGATTCTTTATGAAGAAATCGCTTATCGTATGTGCCTCTCTAATCGCATTTGTTGTATCTTGCGGATCCAATGATGGAGGCAGAAGAGACGCTACGACCGTAGGTAAAAATGGTTGGATTTTTGAAGGTTGGGCTTGTGCACCTGACGCCGCTGCTGCAAAACGTGGTGAAAGCCCTGCTGAGTATTGCAAAGGAAAAGAGAAAGAATACGATTATCTTTACATGAAATTTTCTGCACGTGCTTCTGACAAAGCAATCAAAGCTAACTCAGTTGCAATGAAACAATCCACTTGCCGTGAAGCAGCTCGACTTCAAGTTGCCGGTGATGGTTTGAAAAAAATCTTGGGTGAATATTTAGAACAAGCATCCGGTGTATCTGATGGTCAATCCACAGGTTCCGTAATTGTTTCTGAATCTAAAGGTATCATCAAAGGTGTTGGGGTTTATGACTGCTGCTCACTTAACAACGAAACAGGAATTTGCGCAAATGTTGGCGAACCTGAAACATGGGAAGAATGTCAGTGTGTTGGATACTTGCGTTATGCAGGTGGACAAAAAGCTCTTGAAGCAAAGGCAACTGCAGCTCAGTAATCTGACTGTTGTAACTTAAGGTTTCAAAAAAGCCTCCTCATTGGGAGGCTTTTTTTTGCCCTCGTAAAAGTTTACTTTTTTGTCTTTGGGTCAAAGTAGTGTTTGTGGATGAATTCCTGGACGATTTTATGTTCTGCAGCACCTAATGGTTGAAAGATTACTGATGTGGTCTTACCTGCCGTACGATGAACAGTTCCGATTATCTCTAAAGGATTTTGGTGTAGAGAGAACTGGATTTTCACTTGGTCACCTTCATAAAAGATTGCGGTTGTTTGGAAAGCTAAACCTCCCGTACCTAAATCAGAAAGATGTCCAGTAACAGGAGTATTTTTTGTTTTTATAAGTTCGACTGTGCAAGGTACATCTAATTTCACTCTTGCATCTTTACGTTTCTGTTTCACTCCGCCATATTTACTATAACTATCTGAAAATATTGACTGTCTTGAATCTGCCATTTTAACTTCCTCTACGCGAGACTAAACAAACGTTTCACAGTTTATATTCTCGTTTTTTATTTCGCTTATTTCCAAAAAATTAGAATCCATAGAAACAGACTCCAATCTATCTATAAATTGATTCACATTTGTGATCGCCAATAATTCTCTTTTTGTTTCATTCGGAAAACCAATGTTTTCTATATACCGTATAAAGTGTTTTCTAAAAAGGATCAAAGCATAATCATCTTCGGATGGATAAAATTTTAACATAAGATCTAGATGTTCTAGAATCACATTTTTTATCTCTAGCCAAGTTCTGTTTTCCTTTGGTGCATTAGAAAATATCCATGGGTTTCCGATGGCTTTACGACCAATAAGAACCAAATCCACTCCATATTCTTTTTTCTTATCTAAAGCTTCCGTAAAACTAGCAACATCTCCATTTCCGAAGATTGGAACATTCGCTTTCGATTTAATTTCGGCAATAGCATTCCAATCTGCAGAACCAGAGTATGCCATCGCTTTTGTCCTACCGTGAACAGATATCGCAGATACACCTGAACCTTCTAATACTTTGACTGTTTCTAAGTAGTTTAAGGAATTTGCATCCCAACCAAGTCGAATCTTAGCCGTGACAGGGAGGCCTGTTTTCTTGCGAATTCCTTCGATCATAGCTCCAGCCAAACGAACATTTCGCAAGAGCCCTGCTCCTGAGCCGTGATGAGAGACCTTAGCCACAGAACAGCCCATATTAAGGTCTATCACATCTGGATTTTTGGAAGCAGCAATTTCTGAAGCATTTACAACTGTTTCTAGATCGGAACCGAAAATTTGAAAAAAAATGGGTCGTTCCGTTTCTAAATAACGGAACATATCGAGGGACTTTGTATTTCCCATTAACAGCTGTTCCGTGGAAACAAATTCTGTATAAGCAAAGGCAGAGCCGAAACGTCTGGAAATTTGTCTGTAGGGACTGTCAGAAATTCCAGCCATCGGAGAAAGAACAACGTCACCTTTGATTGTTACATTCCCGATGGTAATCATACGATCTCTTTAACTATTCAGGTTCTGATTCCGAATCTCTAACAACAGCGAAATCTTTTACAAAGTCTTCATCTTTGGTATTCACAACTTTGACTCCCATGGCTGAACGTCCCACCATAGAAATTGTTTTTACTTCCACGCGAATTGCCATTCCGGATTGAGTGATGACAAGAAGTTCATCGTCCTCTTTCACAGTGGCAATGCCAACAGACCTTCCATTTTTCTCACCGATCTTAAAGTAAGTCATCCCTTTACCACCACGACCTTTGGTTGAGAATTCTTCGAAATCCGTGCGTTTACCAAATCCATTTTCAGAAATACAGAATAACGTAGTATCCGGTTCTACTTTCGTAATCCCAGCTATCGCATCATCCTCTTCCAACTTCATCGCTGTAACACCCGAAGCAGTTCTACCTTGGGACCTCAGTTCATTCAAATTCATTCGAATGGCGAGACCATTTTTACTGCCGATAAAGACATCGTAATTATTTGGATTTGCAATCACATCGATAAGTTCATCTCCATCCCGAAGTCCGATTGCAATGATTCCTGATTTTTTCGTATTTGTGAATTCATCCAATTGGATTTTTTTCACAAATCCTTCTCTTGTAACCATAAGGAGGTAGGATTCATCAAAGTTTCTAAATGTGAATAACGATGTAATGATTTCATCATCATTCAAATTGATCACAGCTTTAAGCGACTTACCACGGGCTTCTTTCGAACCAATGGGCAATTCATAAACTTTCATGAGGAATGCTCGGCCTTTGTTTGAAAAGAGCATCAAGTTGTCATGAGTCATGGCACTACTTAATTTTTTAACAAAATCTTCTCGTTTAGTCGAGATTCCTTGAACTCCCTTCCCACCGCGTTTTTGGCGTCGGAAAGTATCCATAGGAAGACGTTTGATAAACATATCTTCCGAAAGTTGAACGACAACTTCTTCATCCGCAATTAAATCTTCTGCGTTAAAGGTTGAGGATTCTAAAGACTCTAGGCTGATTTCTGTAGAACGTGTATTTCCAAAAGACTGCGCCACTTTTCCAAGTTCATCACAAATAATCGACTTCACTCGTTCTGGTTTAGCAAGGATATCTTCCAAATCAGCAATAAGAAGTCTTACTTGTTCTAACTCTTCTATGATTTTTTGTACTTCCAGTGAGGTAAGTCTTTGCAAACGCATTTCCAAAATGGCGTCTGCTTGCAACTCAGAGAGAGCAAAAGTCGACATCAAAGAGCCCTGTGCTTCTCTTGCATCTTTCGAGGCACGAATGATACGAATCACTTCATCGATATTATCAAGTGCAATGCGTAATCCTTCTAAGATATGGGCTCTTTTCTGTGCTTTGTCTAAATCAAATTCAGTTCGTTTGATAACGACTTCATTTCTATGGTTAGCATAGGATTTTAGAATTTCTTTGAGAGAGAAGATTTTTGGACGGTTGTCCAAAATCGCAAGCATAGTGATTCCATAACT
Above is a window of Leptospira wolbachii serovar Codice str. CDC DNA encoding:
- a CDS encoding LIC10012 family protein, giving the protein MSRRPFRIPYVLILIFIAFFPEYTFGKEISILPAYISGEVPPVLGSRREAGFELSRLSRHYLKRNFFTEITDPKLVETYLNETEWNEEADLKDQDLYSYCSEWDSHFVVQDQIDFGNPILVKTVIYNCKNQTRQTVQSKLISNFVLAYEKHNDKSFRFLPPRFYEKKNKIAPNYEISLFIDIHSSYAYYKKDVLKSLSSMYDQDGLYLGVTLIKKDKTVSIPPTKEHTEIKKLMEETGWQGNNQTESVVSALQGLKSKVASGKKESRKLFLLLSSSVKDKSGSIIMALNDLRHIEIEPIILIPNHSDLSTIRELQRIGKASNSRVVGITEYQKIGTSEGYEYLYLNQFNVYSSVEELQLPFNWNQNQIKKYDASLVRAAVDVITPYNLYLAYEKIADKRVLEKEEIKTDLEYLLRTESNTDQSEKDRFQTVLLESKGEAIWIQLPYDVAVTKGKEYLVQTTFVLDPLSTWGVKNAPAETNLLKVNTTYPKTLMVKPSQAKKFLDTNKIREFNGYIQGTVSVIKKK
- a CDS encoding lipoprotein LipL21; its protein translation is MKKSLIVCASLIAFVVSCGSNDGGRRDATTVGKNGWIFEGWACAPDAAAAKRGESPAEYCKGKEKEYDYLYMKFSARASDKAIKANSVAMKQSTCREAARLQVAGDGLKKILGEYLEQASGVSDGQSTGSVIVSESKGIIKGVGVYDCCSLNNETGICANVGEPETWEECQCVGYLRYAGGQKALEAKATAAQ
- a CDS encoding PilZ domain-containing protein; amino-acid sequence: MADSRQSIFSDSYSKYGGVKQKRKDARVKLDVPCTVELIKTKNTPVTGHLSDLGTGGLAFQTTAIFYEGDQVKIQFSLHQNPLEIIGTVHRTAGKTTSVIFQPLGAAEHKIVQEFIHKHYFDPKTKK
- a CDS encoding tRNA dihydrouridine synthase; this translates as MITIGNVTIKGDVVLSPMAGISDSPYRQISRRFGSAFAYTEFVSTEQLLMGNTKSLDMFRYLETERPIFFQIFGSDLETVVNASEIAASKNPDVIDLNMGCSVAKVSHHGSGAGLLRNVRLAGAMIEGIRKKTGLPVTAKIRLGWDANSLNYLETVKVLEGSGVSAISVHGRTKAMAYSGSADWNAIAEIKSKANVPIFGNGDVASFTEALDKKKEYGVDLVLIGRKAIGNPWIFSNAPKENRTWLEIKNVILEHLDLMLKFYPSEDDYALILFRKHFIRYIENIGFPNETKRELLAITNVNQFIDRLESVSMDSNFLEISEIKNENINCETFV
- the gyrA gene encoding DNA gyrase subunit A, which translates into the protein MTEQNGQENESNKTLALNLSGRPDVAGALKAGVRVIPVEIEDQMKEAYLDYAMSVIVGRALPDVRDGLKPVHRRILHAMNERAWRSDRPYVKSAKIVGEVIGNYHPHGDSAVYETMVRMAQTFSMRETLIDGQGNFGSVDGDNAAAYRYTEARLTKLAEELLKDIEKNTVRFSPNFDDTRQQPDVLPANFPNILVNGSTGIAVGMATNIPPHNLKESVNAVIALIQNPDITLPELMKILPGPDFPTGGTIIGGEGLYQAYATGKGSIRIRSKVDIIENNKGREIIVINEIPYQVNKKNLLEKIGDLVNEKIIEGISEILDLSDRKGIRVEIHIKKDANAQVILNQLFKLTQLQVSYGITMLAILDNRPKIFSLKEILKSYANHRNEVVIKRTEFDLDKAQKRAHILEGLRIALDNIDEVIRIIRASKDAREAQGSLMSTFALSELQADAILEMRLQRLTSLEVQKIIEELEQVRLLIADLEDILAKPERVKSIICDELGKVAQSFGNTRSTEISLESLESSTFNAEDLIADEEVVVQLSEDMFIKRLPMDTFRRQKRGGKGVQGISTKREDFVKKLSSAMTHDNLMLFSNKGRAFLMKVYELPIGSKEARGKSLKAVINLNDDEIITSLFTFRNFDESYLLMVTREGFVKKIQLDEFTNTKKSGIIAIGLRDGDELIDVIANPNNYDVFIGSKNGLAIRMNLNELRSQGRTASGVTAMKLEEDDAIAGITKVEPDTTLFCISENGFGKRTDFEEFSTKGRGGKGMTYFKIGEKNGRSVGIATVKEDDELLVITQSGMAIRVEVKTISMVGRSAMGVKVVNTKDEDFVKDFAVVRDSESEPE